A DNA window from Prosthecobacter debontii contains the following coding sequences:
- a CDS encoding choice-of-anchor K domain-containing protein, which yields MDVALPDPFSHGRSDLRSRSGFSVMELVILIAILGVLVTVVTGVITRQNVALKDTKITSDVATLNQMIAIYTSDGGSLSGITSPQAVLDKLKRTLPQSDWAKHTGPASGRLLDIRLTARVTTSVDPAGKVRAKWDPQKQRFELTSGGGTAVSEFYLDPSLGSKDFGSETRPTQRAVAYNSGAGKNRGWVWGNSSSPGFAYNTPGSTGGSGVSSPFDPMKELPAGNPGTGDGGSGGGDGGGGGGDGGDGGDGGDGSETPLVTQLPKPTISPTGGTFSYASFPGYVTLSPNGAPSQGSRLEYRVNNGGWTPYTGSPITVASSDKLDARNYATDTALYKTSGNASATYYRLTTGFSGSGTSTWGNATGGTNLVTTVENSEESSTFKHGNTKLDLGNGEFLDAGVENVLTFTPGEFETIVPNTWFNLGELIMFNGTTFYNSEADGVTLSINLNLTQPAQNAVVHVNLGLISTDNTSDRLSSADIVELRNPTTDLKVTVDGVEYRLELSWATLDPGAGVVQGNQFLVFEGASASAALRGRFVSNH from the coding sequence ATGGATGTTGCACTGCCAGATCCCTTCTCTCACGGCAGGTCGGACCTTCGGTCCCGATCCGGCTTTTCCGTGATGGAGTTGGTCATTCTGATTGCCATCCTAGGCGTGTTGGTGACCGTGGTGACGGGGGTGATTACCCGCCAGAATGTCGCTCTTAAGGATACCAAGATCACTTCCGACGTGGCAACGCTGAATCAGATGATCGCGATCTACACGTCGGATGGCGGATCCCTCTCGGGGATTACCAGCCCGCAAGCGGTCTTGGATAAACTGAAGCGCACCCTACCTCAATCTGACTGGGCCAAGCATACCGGTCCCGCCTCAGGTCGGCTGCTTGACATCCGGCTGACGGCTCGGGTCACGACTTCCGTGGATCCTGCCGGAAAGGTAAGAGCGAAGTGGGACCCGCAGAAACAACGCTTCGAATTGACGAGCGGCGGAGGCACCGCTGTGAGTGAGTTTTATCTGGATCCGTCTCTGGGGAGCAAAGATTTTGGCAGTGAAACCCGCCCGACTCAGCGTGCGGTGGCTTATAATAGTGGGGCGGGGAAAAACCGGGGTTGGGTGTGGGGAAATAGCAGCTCACCAGGTTTCGCCTATAATACTCCAGGCAGCACAGGCGGCTCGGGAGTATCGAGCCCTTTTGATCCTATGAAAGAGTTGCCTGCTGGCAACCCCGGCACCGGTGATGGGGGGAGTGGTGGTGGCGATGGGGGGGGAGGCGGAGGTGACGGCGGGGATGGTGGTGATGGCGGCGATGGATCGGAAACACCGCTGGTCACTCAACTGCCCAAGCCAACGATCAGCCCGACCGGAGGCACCTTCAGTTATGCCAGCTTTCCAGGCTATGTCACGCTCAGCCCCAACGGCGCACCCAGCCAGGGATCACGACTGGAGTATCGGGTCAATAATGGCGGTTGGACACCTTACACAGGGAGCCCAATTACCGTCGCTTCGTCCGATAAATTGGATGCGCGTAACTACGCTACGGACACGGCTCTTTATAAAACCAGCGGCAATGCATCCGCCACATATTATCGCCTAACCACAGGCTTCAGCGGCTCAGGCACCAGCACCTGGGGGAACGCTACGGGCGGAACGAACCTCGTTACCACGGTGGAGAATAGTGAGGAAAGCTCCACCTTTAAACATGGCAACACCAAGTTGGATCTGGGCAATGGCGAGTTTCTTGATGCTGGGGTGGAAAACGTGCTCACCTTCACTCCCGGCGAGTTCGAGACCATCGTGCCTAACACGTGGTTCAATTTGGGTGAGTTGATCATGTTCAATGGCACCACGTTCTATAACAGTGAAGCGGATGGGGTAACACTGAGTATCAATCTGAACCTCACCCAGCCTGCTCAGAATGCGGTGGTGCACGTCAACCTGGGGCTGATCAGCACAGACAATACCAGCGACCGCCTCTCCAGTGCCGACATCGTGGAACTGCGTAACCCCACCACCGATCTCAAGGTCACCGTGGATGGTGTGGAATACCGATTGGAATTGAGCTGGGCCACGCTCGATCCCGGTGCAGGCGTCGTGCAGGGAAATCAGTTCCTCGTGTTCGAAGGGGCCTCCGCCAGCGCTGCTCTAAGAGGGCGCTTCGTCAGCAATCACTAA
- a CDS encoding peptidylprolyl isomerase, whose protein sequence is METSKGDIEIELDAAKAPGTVANFVKYVKKGHYDGLVFHRVIPDFMIQGGGFTPDMEQKETEAPIQNEAKNGLKNVRGSLAMARTPNPHSASSQFFVNLKDNTFLDYPGQDGWGYCVFGKVSKGMEVVDQIAAVKTGNKGPHQNVPAEPVVIKSAKVVE, encoded by the coding sequence ATGGAAACCTCCAAAGGTGACATCGAAATCGAACTCGACGCCGCTAAAGCCCCCGGCACCGTGGCCAACTTTGTGAAATATGTGAAAAAAGGTCACTATGATGGCCTCGTGTTTCACCGTGTGATCCCAGACTTCATGATTCAGGGGGGAGGCTTCACCCCAGACATGGAGCAGAAGGAAACCGAAGCCCCGATCCAGAACGAAGCCAAAAACGGCTTGAAAAACGTCCGTGGCTCCCTGGCCATGGCCCGCACGCCGAATCCCCACAGCGCTTCCAGCCAGTTCTTCGTGAACCTGAAGGATAACACCTTCCTCGACTATCCTGGTCAAGACGGCTGGGGCTACTGCGTCTTTGGCAAAGTGAGCAAAGGCATGGAAGTGGTGGACCAAATCGCCGCCGTGAAAACCGGTAATAAAGGCCCCCATCAAAACGTGCCTGCCGAGCCTGTCGTCATCAAGAGCGCCAAAGTGGTGGAGTAA
- a CDS encoding type IV pilus twitching motility protein PilT, translating to MEDINERSQLGYRMLHLSKDPGVSDFYITPWEPLTYKRNGKLFFDSFIYQPERPLEFTPGCVDYALTLGNRRYRVNRMVTRGRPRWVMRLLPESIPDISKLMVPPAAIKAFLEAKNGLFLVCGATGSGKSTTIASMILERAKRRQEHVLTFEDPIEFVYPPGIPSLVSQREIGTDELDFSKSLRAALRQAPDVILVGEIRDGETAEIALQAAETGHVVVATLHTSSAAQTVQRYLKLIPSDRMENATLSFADSFRGILCQRLLFDETRGKRFPIHELLLPYDSVCGMIRRGEFKNLEQELEAGFTRGMISFERCLSFRQQDGWRPTQTRKTGYAEHEVYDYLSRENLTSVYAVG from the coding sequence ATGGAAGATATCAACGAAAGAAGTCAACTCGGCTACCGGATGCTTCACCTCTCGAAGGATCCCGGGGTGAGTGACTTTTACATCACCCCATGGGAGCCGCTGACCTACAAGCGGAATGGCAAGCTGTTCTTTGATTCCTTCATCTATCAGCCCGAGCGCCCGCTCGAATTCACACCTGGATGTGTCGACTACGCCCTGACTTTGGGGAACCGCCGTTATCGTGTGAACCGCATGGTGACTCGGGGGCGTCCGCGGTGGGTCATGCGGCTGCTGCCTGAGAGCATCCCCGACATCAGCAAGCTCATGGTGCCACCTGCGGCCATCAAAGCCTTCCTGGAAGCGAAGAACGGACTCTTTTTGGTCTGCGGTGCTACTGGTTCCGGTAAATCCACCACGATTGCCTCAATGATCTTGGAGCGTGCCAAGCGCCGTCAAGAGCACGTGCTCACGTTTGAGGATCCGATTGAGTTCGTTTATCCACCGGGCATTCCTTCCCTCGTCTCTCAGCGTGAGATCGGCACGGACGAGTTGGATTTCAGCAAATCCCTACGGGCCGCTCTTCGTCAGGCTCCAGATGTGATTCTGGTGGGTGAGATTCGTGACGGTGAAACAGCGGAGATTGCTCTGCAAGCAGCTGAAACCGGTCACGTCGTGGTGGCTACATTGCACACCTCCAGCGCAGCGCAGACCGTGCAGCGTTATCTGAAGCTCATTCCCAGTGATCGTATGGAGAACGCCACGCTTTCCTTTGCGGATAGCTTCCGGGGGATTCTCTGCCAGCGTCTGCTCTTTGACGAGACTCGCGGCAAGCGGTTCCCAATTCACGAGCTGCTACTGCCCTATGACTCCGTCTGCGGCATGATCCGTCGCGGTGAGTTTAAGAACCTGGAGCAGGAACTCGAAGCCGGTTTTACCCGCGGCATGATCAGCTTCGAGCGCTGCCTCAGCTTCCGCCAGCAAGATGGCTGGAGACCGACGCAGACCCGTAAGACCGGCTACGCCGAGCATGAAGTTTACGATTACCTCTCACGAGAAAACCTGACCTCCGTTTATGCTGTTGGATGA
- a CDS encoding type II secretion system protein GspD gives MHTSRLTLLVLFIGASLAFPLRQARAQLGGSPFNFSSSLYEAEASKLRDAPPQQYDFSNAILSDVLRFLATDAGISFFSLPNDSPEGSRQITFSIRSSPFRVLETLCKANELAIIPDNGIWYIRPADDKELIGKSYQIRYNSLEKVDRVSSGSGLGLTPVGGSGGSSGGGGVNLQGNQETFSVRRSEIINAIRDLLSLPKEESETGGQGGDVAAAAAALGGVGGDQTKALNSNELSAYRKPKVIWMSDSNTLYVVATRLQHLWVEGYLEAADKPQTLIAIEVKFIETTRDPKREFGIDWTGTFDTGNFRAVDSVTTETDSTTGQEKVIVEYNNTATNGGYRADLTNLLTGANLNAAGGGLAWPALGILSSQDINVKLRAMLRDEETQMTSYPRMVTLNNSEVSFRSVVNQPVLDGTASATVGAGATTTSSIAYLPIGTVLNILPKRMNDDKILLNMAVTVSSIISTEVINGNPYPVASSRIYNAPVEVNSGYTVAVGGLDEAREREGKAGVPFLHSIPLLGKAFKYDSKSKNHKNLMLFITPQIIDARDGGLPPEPQSVIPQKPNQFQPKIPQVDQNSGALLGGPKSLPNAVAYLTRETDILHHTIHEGRITPDESRKLKELKIAVEQLDGQCEVLKQQYPNDYATIYEHQQKLKGLLDRNQQMARLLFSKKYF, from the coding sequence ATGCACACCTCGCGCCTCACTCTCCTGGTCCTCTTTATCGGCGCCAGCCTTGCTTTCCCACTGAGGCAGGCCCGAGCGCAGTTGGGGGGATCCCCTTTTAATTTCTCTTCCAGCCTATATGAGGCTGAGGCCTCGAAACTGCGGGATGCCCCCCCACAGCAGTATGACTTCTCGAACGCCATTCTCTCCGATGTGCTCCGCTTTTTAGCCACGGATGCGGGCATCTCTTTCTTCTCGCTGCCAAACGACAGCCCAGAAGGCTCACGCCAGATCACCTTCTCCATTCGCTCCAGCCCTTTTCGCGTGCTGGAAACTTTGTGCAAGGCTAACGAACTGGCTATCATCCCCGATAATGGCATCTGGTATATCCGTCCGGCTGACGACAAGGAACTGATCGGCAAGTCCTACCAAATTCGCTACAACTCTCTTGAAAAGGTGGATCGAGTCAGCTCGGGGTCAGGCTTGGGCCTGACTCCTGTCGGTGGTTCGGGAGGCAGTTCCGGCGGAGGCGGCGTGAATCTCCAAGGCAACCAGGAGACTTTCTCCGTACGGCGCAGCGAGATCATCAATGCGATTCGTGACCTGCTCAGCCTGCCCAAAGAAGAGTCTGAGACTGGCGGACAAGGCGGAGATGTTGCAGCCGCAGCGGCGGCTCTGGGAGGAGTCGGCGGAGATCAAACGAAAGCCCTAAACTCCAATGAACTCAGTGCTTACCGCAAGCCCAAGGTCATCTGGATGTCAGACTCCAACACCCTCTATGTGGTGGCCACCCGCTTGCAGCATCTATGGGTGGAAGGTTATCTCGAAGCTGCTGATAAACCGCAGACGCTCATCGCCATCGAAGTGAAGTTCATCGAAACCACCCGCGACCCAAAACGTGAGTTCGGGATTGATTGGACCGGCACCTTTGATACCGGTAACTTCCGCGCGGTGGACAGTGTGACCACCGAAACCGACTCCACCACTGGTCAGGAAAAAGTGATTGTGGAGTACAACAATACAGCCACGAATGGGGGGTATCGTGCGGACTTAACCAACCTGCTCACCGGGGCCAACCTCAACGCGGCTGGAGGAGGATTAGCCTGGCCTGCGCTCGGCATCCTAAGCTCACAAGACATCAATGTGAAGCTGCGCGCCATGCTCCGAGATGAAGAGACGCAAATGACCTCCTACCCACGCATGGTCACGCTGAATAACAGCGAGGTGTCCTTCCGCAGTGTGGTCAACCAACCCGTGCTGGATGGCACCGCCTCTGCCACCGTCGGTGCGGGTGCCACGACGACCTCTTCCATCGCTTATCTACCGATCGGCACCGTGCTCAACATCCTGCCCAAACGGATGAACGACGATAAAATTCTGCTGAACATGGCCGTCACCGTTTCCAGCATCATCAGTACCGAGGTGATCAATGGCAATCCCTACCCCGTCGCCTCATCGCGCATCTACAATGCGCCTGTGGAGGTGAACTCAGGTTACACCGTCGCCGTGGGCGGCTTGGATGAAGCGCGTGAGCGTGAGGGGAAAGCCGGCGTGCCTTTCCTGCACAGCATCCCACTGCTCGGCAAGGCCTTCAAATACGACAGCAAGAGCAAGAACCATAAAAACCTCATGCTCTTCATCACACCACAGATCATCGATGCGCGTGACGGCGGCTTACCACCAGAGCCTCAGTCTGTCATTCCCCAGAAGCCTAACCAATTCCAACCCAAAATCCCTCAGGTGGACCAGAACTCCGGAGCTCTGCTCGGCGGTCCGAAGTCGCTGCCCAACGCAGTCGCCTACCTGACCCGTGAGACGGATATCCTTCATCACACCATCCATGAAGGGCGCATCACCCCTGATGAGAGCCGCAAGCTGAAAGAACTCAAGATCGCCGTGGAACAGCTTGATGGACAATGTGAGGTGCTCAAGCAGCAGTATCCCAACGACTACGCCACCATCTATGAGCATCAGCAAAAGCTGAAAGGCCTGCTGGATCGCAATCAGCAAATGGCCCGGCTGTTGTTCTCCAAGAAATACTTCTGA